One genomic region from Bufo bufo chromosome 3, aBufBuf1.1, whole genome shotgun sequence encodes:
- the LOC120994156 gene encoding histone H2B 1.1 — protein sequence MPEPAKSAPAPKKGSKKAVTKVQKKDGKKRRKSRKESYAIYVYKVLKQVHPDTGISSKAMGIMNSFVNDIFERIAGEASRLAHYNKRSTITSREIQTAVRLLLPGELAKHAVSEGTKAVTKYTSAK from the coding sequence ATGCCCGAGCCAGCCAAGTCCGCCCCAGCGCCCAAGAAGGGCTCCAAGAAAGCCGTCACCAAGGTTCAGAAGAAGGACGGCAAGAAGCGGAGGAAGAGCAGGAAGGAGAGCTATGCCATCTATGTCTACAAGGTGCTGAAGCAGGTCCACCCCGACACCGGCATCTCCTCCAAGGCCATGGGCATCATGAACTCCTTCGTCAACGACATCTTCGAGCGCATCGCAGGGGAAGCCTCCCGCCTGGCTCACTACAACAAGCGCTCCACCATCACCTCCCGGGAGATCCAGACCGCCGTGCGCCTGCTGCTGCCCGGAGAGCTGGCCAAGCACGCCGTCTCCGAGGGCACCAAGGCCGTCACCAAGTACACCAGCGccaagtga
- the LOC120994253 gene encoding histone H4 has translation MSGRGKGGKGLGKGGAKRHRKVLRDNIQGITKPAIRRLARRGGVKRISGLIYEETRGVLKVFLENVIRDAVTYTEHAKRKTVTAMDVVYALKRQGRTLYGFGG, from the coding sequence ATGTCTGGTCGCGGTAAAGGAGGGAAAGGGCTCGGGAAAGGCGGCGCCAAGCGGCACAGGAAGGTGCTCCGTGATAACATCCAGGGCATCACCAAGCCTGCCATCCGCCGCCTAGCTCGCAGGGGAGGCGTCAAGCGCATCTCCGGCCTCATCTATGAGGAGACTCGCGGGGTGCTGAAAGTCTTCCTGGAGAACGTCATCCGGGACGCCGTCACCTACACCGAGCACGCCAAGAGGAAGACCGTCACCGCCATGGACGTGGTCTACGCGCTCAAGCGCCAGGGCCGCACTCTCTACGGCTTCGGGGGTTAA
- the LOC120994252 gene encoding histone H2A type 1-like yields the protein MSGRGKQGGKVRAKAKTRSSRAGLQFPVGRVHRLLRKGNYAQRVGAGAPVYLAAVLEYLTAEILELAGNAARDNKKTRIIPRHLQLAVRNDEELNKLLGGVTIAQGGVLPNIQAVLLPKKTESTKSAKSK from the coding sequence ATGTCTGGACGCGGCAAACAAGGAGGCAAAGTCCGGGCTAAGGCCAAGACCCGCTCCTCCCGGGCAGGGCTCCAGTTCCCGGTCGGCCGAGTGCACAGGCTCCTCCGCAAGGGCAACTACGCCCAGAGGGTGGGCGCCGGCGCTCCCGTCTACTTGGCCGCTGTGCTCGAGTATCTCACCGCCGAGATCCTGGAGCTGGCCGGCAATGCCGCCCGCGACAACAAGAAGACCCGCATCATCCCCCGCCACCTGCAGCTGGCCGTGCGCAACGACGAGGAGCTCAACAAGCTGCTGGGCGGCGTCACCATCGCCCAGGGAGGCGTCCTGCCCAACATCCAGGCCGTGCTGCTGCCCAAGAAGACCGAGAGCACCAAGTCGGCCAAGAGCAAGTGA